The DNA region CTTCCAGAATCTGCACGCTCTGGCCGGGCTCACCCGTGCCGCTCAGCGTGAAGCCCCCAGCCGGGAGTTCGGCGTCAGCTGCAGGCTCGGCAATGGCGAAGGCCGCTGCGGGTTCGGCAGACTCCGTCGCCGTGGTCTCAGTAGTCTCATCTGTGCTCGTACTCGCGGGAGGCGCAGTCGTCGCGCCCGACGCCGCAGTTCCGGTGCCCGGCGAGGCAGGCTCGCTCGGCGGAGTGGCCGGGGTGGTGCCGTTGGCCTCCTGCGCCGGGCTCTCCGTCGCGGCGCTATCGTCGGAGGCAGCGGCCGTACCCGCGTCCGCCGCGGCGTCGGCATCCTCCACGACATTGACCCGGAACTGGCTCTGGGTGCCATCGGAGCCTTCCACGGTGTAGACGTGTTCACCGAGGGTAGGGGCGGGGAGTTGGGCCTGCCAGTTGCCCGCATCGTCCACCGTCGCGGTGGCGACCTCCTGACCCTGGTCAGAGACGGTGAGGGAGATGCCGGGTGTGGCAGTGCCGCTCATCTCGAAGGGCTCGGCGGGGAGATTGGCCCCAGCGGTGGGGTTGGTCACGAGGATGCTCTCGCCGTCACCGGGCGCCGCGGCCGCGTCGTCCACGATGTTGACCTTGAACTGGCTCTGGGTGCCGTCCGAACCTTCCACCGTGTAGGTGTGTTCGCCGGGAGTGGGCGCCGGGATCTGCGCTTCCCAGTTGCCTGCGTCGTCCACGGTGGCAGTGGCGACCTCGTCCCCTTCGTCGGAAATGGTGAGGGTCACGCCAGGAGCCGCCGTCCCGCTCATAACAAAGGGCTCGGCGGGAAGGTCGGCGTCCGAGGTCGGGTTGGTGACCAGGATGCTCTCGCCGTCACCCTGGGTCGCGGCGGGGGCGCTGGCGGTCGTCGGCTCGCGGCCATTCTGCTGGGTCAGCCAACAGCCGCCCAGGCCGAGCAGCAACAGGAGGGGAATTAACCACCAGGGGAAGCCGCCGCGCCGCCGGGTCTGGGTGACGGTGGTGGTGCTGGTCGTCGTGCTGGTGGAGGGGGCGGGTGCAGGCTGGGGCGCAGGAGCAGCCCGCACCTGCGGGGTCGCCGACGCGACGGTGGGCGGATTCAGCAGGGCGGAAAGGCCAGACATTCCCGCCGGAATCAGCCCCGGCAGCAGGCCCGGCAGGTCGCCCAACACCCGGCTGAGGCCCGCCGCGTTGGTGCCGCTGGCCCGAGCCTCGCGGCCCAGCAGCCCCAGCACCACGGGGGCGAGGAGCGCCAGCAGCTTGCCCGCACTTGTGCCCGAGCCCCCCACCGCCGAGCCGAGGCGCCCCGTCACGGCGTCGGCAGAGCCGAACAGGTGCGTGACGAGCGGACGGCCCTGCCCCTCCAGCCGGGTGACCTCGGCAGAATCGGTGGGGAGGGGACCAGCGGCCAGACCCTCCAGGTCGCGGCTGCGGCTGAGGAGGTCGGCGGCTCCAGCCTCGTCCTGTCCCTTGCGGGCGATGGCGGCGAGCAGGACAGGGAGGGAGGCAGCCGCCGCACGACCCGCCGTGCTGGAGGTGAATCCGGCGGCGCGGCCTAGTGCCTCGCCCGACGACCCGCCCAGGTGACCGCGCAGGGTTTCGAGCAGCCCGGCAGCGGTCAGCCCGGCGGCGACGGGGGCCGTTCCTGTGCTTCCCACCGTGGCCGTTGCCACCAGATCGCCGGGCCGCAGGCCCCGCCCCGCGAGCAGGCTCAGCAGGAGAGGCAGGGCAAGCTGGAGCAGGCGGGTGGCTCCCGCCGAATCCGCCGAGCCGAGCCGGGCCGCAATAGACGGCAGCGGCTCGCGCAGCACGTTCGCGGAAAGCACCTCGCCCGCCTGCATCAGCTCGGAGGCGCCGCCGAGGGCCGACAGGGCCGCGTCCACGCTGGGAAAGTTAGGGATGGCCGCGTAGGCCTGGTCGATGGCGGCCCGGCCCTCCGGCGTGCGGTCGGTATCGGCCAGCGCCTGCACGAGCAGGGGGAGGCCGCCTTCCAGCACGCGGCCGGAGTCGGCGGGGGACAGCCCGGCGATCTCGCCCAGAGCGGGCGTCGCGGGGCCAAAAAAGGAAACGAGCGGATCATTCACGGTCATGCAGGCTCCTGGGCAGACGGGAAAGGCGTGGGAAACTGCCGCCCACTGGGGCGGCCCGGCTCACCGTACCTCAGCGCCGCAGCCGCGCCCTGACCGTCACCATGACCTTTTCCTAAGAAAAAGAGGGAGGGCCAGGTGGCCCTCCCCCTCTCCCCTGCCCACACTTCTACGCTTCCAATGCCGGGTCCATCTCGTCGCGTGCCCGCTCTACCAGGGTCAGGATGTCGTAGGTGGCGACGAGTTCCTCGTTCTGGTTGGTGATCTCGGCCCGCCACTCGACCACGCCGGTCGGACGGGTTTCGCCGGGGCGCAGGTCCTTGCGAATCTTGCGCTTGCAGGTCAGGCGGGTGCGGATGGTGTCCCCGATGCCGACCGGCGTGATGAAGCGTAGGTTTTCCAGGCCGTAGTTCGCCAGCACCGGCCCCGGCGCGGCGGAGACGAACTGCCCAGCGGCGGCCGAAATCAGGAAGTAGCCGTGCGCCACCCGCTTCCCGAAGATGCCCTCCTTCGCGCCGATCTCGTCCACATGGGCGTAGAAGTGGTCCCCGGTCAGGCCCGCGAAGTTCACGATGTCGGCCTCGGTGACGGTGCGGCGGTGGGTCAGCAGGCTGTCCCCGACCTGAATCTCGTCGAAGGACTTGCGGAAGGGGTGAACCACGTCCTCGCGCACCTGGGCGCCGGGCACGTACTCGCGGGTCACGGCCGCCAGCGTGGTGGGGTCGGCCTGCACCGCGACCTTGTTCATGTGGTGCTTGATGCCCGCCACGCCCGCGAGTTCCTCGCCACCGCCCGCGCGACCGGGGCCGCCGTGCTTGAGCTGGGGCAGTGGGCTGCCGTGCCCGGTGTTCTCCTTGGCGTTGTCGCGGTTGAGGACCAGCAGGCGGCCGTGCGTGCTCGCCATGCCCATCACGAGGTCGGTGGCCTCAGTGCGGTCATGCGTCAGGATGCTCCCCGCGAGGCTGCCCCGGCCCATCCGGGCGAGGCGCACGGCGTCGTCCAGTGTGTCGTAGGGCAGCAGGGTCGCCACCGGGCCGAACGCCTCCAGCTCGTGCGGGCCGCGTGCGGTCAGGGGCGAGTCGCACAGCAGCACGGTGGGGTCGAGGAAGGCCCCCTTCTCGCGATCACCGCCCAGCAGGTCGCGTTCCTCGCCGCCGATGACCACGCGGGCCTCCTCGCGCAGCGCCTCCAGGGTGGCCTGCACCCGCTCACGCTGAGCGGTGCTCACGAGGGCGCCCATCCGGACGTCGTCGCGGGCGGGGTCGCCCAGGGTCACCTTGCCCAGTTCCTTACGGAGCGCCTCCACCACCGCCTCCACCCGGTCGCGGGGCACTAGGGCGCGGCGGATGGCCGTGCATTTCTGCCCGGCCTTCCCGGTGATCTCGCGGGCAACTTCCTTGATGTAGAGGGCGAACTCGGGGTCCTCCGGGCGCACGGTCAGACCCAGCACCGAGGCGTTCAGGCTGTCGGCCTCGGTCACGAAGGGCACGTTGCGGGTGACGATATTGGGGTGCACCTTGAGCTTGGCCGCCGTCGCCGCCGACCCCGTGAAGGCCACCATGTCCTGTTCCTCGAGGTGGTCCAGCAGGTCGCCGGGGTCTCCGGTCACGAGTTGCAGCGCCCCTTCAGGCAGCAGGCCCGACGCCACGATGTCGCGCACCACCCGTTCGGTGAGGTAGGCCGTCTGCGGGGCGGGCTTGACGAGGCTGGGCATCCCCGCGATAAAGGCGGGCGCGAGCTTTTCCAGCATTCCCCAGACCGGGAAGTTGTAGGCGTTGATCTGCACCGCCACCCCGTCGCGCGGCACGAGGATGTGGCGGCCCACGAAGGTGCCCCCCTTGCCCAGTTGCTCCACCTTGCCGTCGGGCAGGAAGCGCTCGTCGGGCAGCTCGCGGCGGGCGAGGCTGGCGTAGGAGAACAGGGTGCCGATGCCGCCCTCGATATCCACCCACCCGTCGCGGCGGGTCGCGCCGGTCAGCAGGTTGAGGGTGTAATAGTCCTCTTTGCGCTCCATCAGGTACGTCGCCAGCGCCCGCAGCGCCCGCGCCCGCGCGTGGAAGGTCAGTTTGCGAATGGCCGGGCCACCCACGTCGCGCCCGTAGGCGAGCGCCTGCGCGAAATCCACCCCCTCCGAGGAGATGACGGCGACGGGACGGCCGTAGATGGCGTCCACCAGGGTTTCGCCGTCGGGGTTGGCGTGCCAGGTGCCGTAGACGTAGGAGGCGGGGCGGAGGAGGTCAGGGGTGGGAAGGGTGGTCATGGGGACTCCTTACAGAGTGGGGATAGAAAGCAAAGGCAGATGGCAAAAAGCCTGGAGCCTTCTGCCATCTGCGGTGCGTCTGTGGCGCGGTCAGACACTCTTGAAGCCCTCAAATGGCTCCTTGCAGCTATCGCACACGTACAGCCGCTTGCACAGCGTCGGACCGAAGCTGCCGGTCATTCTCACGTTGAAGCTGCTGCACCGTGGGCAACGGGTCGGTTCAATGTCGAGGGTGATCAGGGGCAAGTCGCCCGCCGGGGCCGGGGGTGCGATCCCATACTGGCGCAGGCGTTCGCGGGCGTCCGGCTGAATCCAGTCGGTCGTCCAGGGGGGTGTGAGGGTGCTCCGGACCTCCACGTCCTGCACGCCCAAAGCCCGCACCGCCTCCCCGATGGAATCGCGGATGACGTGTAGGGCCGGGCAGCCAGAGAAGGTGGGCGTGAAGGTCACGCTGACCCGCCCTCCGTCCACCGTCACGTCCCGGACCATGCCCATGTCGGTCACGGAGACGACGGGAATCTCGGGGTCAGGCACAGCGGCGAGCGCGGTCCAGACCTGTTCGGGGGTGACGGGGAGGGTTGTCATAACTTCACCACACCTCGGCGTTCGGCACCGCGCGGGCCACGCTCTGCATCTCAGCGAGGAGCGGGGGGAGGTGCTCGGTGTGCGTGTCGCGTCCGGCCCCAGCGTCGGCGGGCGCGTCCGGCAGGGTCAGGCCGCACTTCCCGATCAGGTGGGGCAGCACGAAGCTTTCCCAACTGCCGCGCAGCTTGTTCAAGTCGGGGACGATCCGGGCCGTCACCAGCTCGGCCTCGCCGGGCACAGGCTGGAACAGTTGCGCCGCGTAAGGCCACAGCTCGTCCAGCGCGGCCTGGGTGCGGCGGCGGCTTTCCTCGGTGCCCAGCGCCAGCCGCTCGACCCATAGGGCCGTGTGCTGGAGGTGAAACTTCTCCTCGCGTAGCGCCTTGGCCGCGACCGCGGCCAGCGGCGCGTAGCTGCTCGCGCGGGCCGCTTCCAGCCACAGCGCCTCGTAGGTGTCGAAGAGGAACTGGCGCAGCATGGTGAAGCCCCAGTCGCCCTTCGGCAGCTCGACAAAACGGGTGCAGCGGTACTCGGCGGCGTCCCGGAAGAAGGCGAGATGATCGGCGTCCGAGCCGTCCAGCGCCCGCCGCAGCTCCAGATACAGCCCGGCGTGCCCCAGCTCATCCTGCGCGATGTTCGCCAGCGCAATGTCCTCTTCGAGGATGGGCGCGTGCCCGGTCCACTCGCCGTCCCGGTGCGCGAGGACAATCTCGTCGTCGGCGAGGGCGGTGAGCTTCTCGATCAGCGCAGCCCGAAGCTCCGGGGCGAGGTCGTGCTGATCGCTGACAGCTGACGGCTGAACGCTCCCCGTCATTCCTGCACCCCTTCCTTCGCGCGGCCGGGAATCAGGCCCTCACGCTTGAGTTCTCCGATGTGGCGGCCGATGACCCCGTAAAACTGCTGCTGCTTGTAGGTCTTGTCCTTCGCCGGGGCAAACCAGCTCTCCACCGTGCCGGGGTCCTCATCGGTGCGGACCACCGCGCTCTCGGGGAAGACCAGCCACGTCAGCGCGTCGGGGTACCCCTCCCGCGCCTGCCGCAGCGCGTCACCGGGACCACTCGCCTCCAGGGTGCCCACCAGGTCCACGAAGGTCATGGAGCGCTTGTGCGTGCGCTTGAGGCCCACGTGGTAGGTGCCCGCCTCGCCGGGGGTGTCCAGCACCTCGGGACGGGCGGCAACTTTCTCCGGGGTGGCGGTCAGGATGTCGGCCTCGCGCACGGTCCACAGGCTCACGGCGGCGGGGCGGCGCACGAAAACGTTGCGGGCGGTGACCAGCGCATGCTGCGGGTCCCCGGCGTGGACGCTGCCCACCGCCTGATGGGGGCGGCCCGGCGCGTCCTGCTTGAACACTTCCCAGCGGGGCCACTGGGTGTCGGCGGACGCGGTCATCAGTCCGCCGCCTGTTCCATCTGCCGCGCCGCGTACGCTTCCAGCGCCTCGCGCACCCAGGCACCGTCCTCGTGGGCCTCGCGGCGAGCACCGAGACGCTCCCTGTTCAGCCCCTGCTGGCCCCTCACGACCGCCCAGAACTCGTCCCAGTTGATCGGGCCGTGCCGCCAGTTGCCGTCCGCGTCCTGGTGCAGGTCGGGGTCGGGGATGGTCAGCCCGGCTTCCAGCAGCTCCGGCGCATGCTCGTTGATGAACTCCTGGCGGACCTCGTCGTTCGTCTTGAGCTTGATGCCCCACCCCGCCAGCGCCCCGGTGTTGGGGCTGTCGGCGTCGTGCGGCCCCAGCATCATCAGGGCAGGCCACCACCAGCGGTTCAGGGCGTCCTGCGCCATCTGGCGCTGCTCGGGCGTGCCCTGCGCGTAGGCGACGATCATCTCCTTGCCCTGCTTGTGGTGGAAGGTCTCCTCCGAGCAGATGCGGACCATCGCCCGGCTGTAGGGGCCGTAGGAGCAGCCCGCCAGCATGGTCTGGTTCTTGATCGCCGCGCCGTCCACCAGCCAGCCGATCATGCCCACGTCGGCCCAGTTCCGGGTGGGATAGTTGAAGATCGAGGAGTACTTGGCCCGGCCCGACAGCAGCGCGTCGAGCATCTCCTCGCGGCTGATGCCCAGCGTCTCGGCGGCGTGATAGAGGTACTGCCCGTGCCCCGCCTCGTCCTGCACCTTGGCGATCAGGATGGTCTTGCGCTTGAGGGACGGCGCCCGCGTGATCCATTCACCCTCGGGCAGCATCCCGACCACCTCGGAATGCGCGTGCTGGCTGATCATGCGGATGAGCTGGCGGCGGTACTCGGCGGGCATCCAGTCGCCGGGCTCGATCTTCTCGCCACGGGCAATCCGGGCGTTGAAAGCGGCGTGCTGCTCGGCGGTCTCGGCGGGCGTCAGGGTCTGGGTCATGCGGGCTCCTCCTGGGTCGGGACAACGTGCCTAACGAGCGTTTGTTAGATGATACAGGAGAGCAGCCTCCACCACCTTCCCTGGCTTACAAAGTGCGGGGCAGAGATCAGGGCTGGAGGTCACCCTCGGGCGCGTCCGCGAGGGCTTGCAGGGCCGGGCGCAGAGCAGGCAACTCCACCCGTGCGGTGTGCCACACCAGCCGGGGGTCCACCCCGAAATAGTCATGCGCGAGCAGGTTGCGGATATCGCGCAGCCGGGGCCAGGGTACGCCGGGGGTGCGGTCCTGCACGCTCTGGGGGATGTACTTGGTGCCCTCGCCCAGCCGCAGCAGGTTGGAGAGAACGGCGTCCTGGGTGCGTTCGTCGGCGAGGAAGGTGGTCAGGGTATGGCCGTCGGTGTAGGCGGTCACCCGGTCCAGCGCCCGTAGCAGATCGTGGACCCGCCAGCGCCAGCGTTTGCCCCGATGCGAGTGGGGCGGCGGGTCGGGCACGGCCAGCACGTCCACCGCGTCGGCCAGAATCTCGCCGCGCAGGGCAGGGTGCAGGCCGCCTTCGGTCAATACATCCACCCGGCGGCCCAGCAGGTCCTCGAACACGGCCTTGGCCCGCATCAGGTCGAGCAGGCCCACCTCCTCCCCGAAGTCCAGCAGCAGGTCGATATCGGCCGACGAGTCCGCCTCGCCCCGCGCGACCGAACCGAAGACGCGCACACGCGACACACCCACCGCCCGCCACGCCGCCTCGCCGGCGCGCAGGACGGCGGCGATGGTGGGGAGGCGCAGGTCGGGGAAGAGGCTGGGGGGCGGCGCGGCCATGCCCGGCAGGATAGGGCGGGGCCGTGTCAGGATGCCTGCGGAATGATTGTCGCCATCGGCCATGACCTCATCGAGATCGAGCGCATCCGGGGCCTGCTCGCGCGGGAGGGGCGGCGGGCCGAGAAGCTGTTCGCCCCGTGCGAACTGGCCTACTGCGCCGGGCACGCGGACCCCGCCCCCAGCCTCGCGGCCCGGTTCGCGGCCAAAGAGGCTTTCCAGAAGGTCTGGCCGCGCCCGCACGGCTGGCGCGACGTGTGGGTCGAGCGCGAGCCCACGCCAGAGGGTCCTTTTCCCTTCGCGCGGCCGGTGCTGGGCTTCGCGCCGGAGATCGCGGCGGAGCTGGAGGCGCGGGGCTGGGTCGCGCACCTGACGCTGACGCACACGAAGGAACATGCGAGCGCGGTGGTAGTGCTGGAGGAGCGGACAGCCGGAAGGGGGTAGCGTTCGCCGCCGTTCTATGGGGCACGGCTCAGCCTACCCACCCCCGCACCCCCTCCACCCCGGTGAGTTGCTCGCTGAGGCGCACGCCGTCCAAGAGATGCGCCCGCAGGACATCGGGCAGCCAGGGCAGACAATCTGGCGGCAGAGCGTTCGGCGCGAACCAGCCCACCTCGGAGGTCTTGTCAAGGGGGAGCGGATCGCCCTCCCACGCGTCAGCCAGAAAGAGGAAATCCACCCCCGCGACCGGGCCACCCAGACCCACGATGTCGTAGCGGGACACGCCCAGCGAGCGCAGCGCGGCCGGGTCGAGCCGCAAGCCGACCTCCTCACGGGCCTCGCGGGTCACGGCGTCCAGCAGGCCCTCGCCGGGTTCGACCCCGCCGCCGGGCAGGTTCCACAGGCCATCCGCAAAGGTCGTCCCCGACCGCCGCCCCAGCAGCACCCGGCCCGAGGCGTCCCGCACGACCAGCCACACCACGAGAGTCAACACCGCGCCACTCTAGCCGGTGCGCTATGCTGCCTCCGCGTCACCGGGGGTGCCCCTGCTGCAATCGGCACGGGCTGAGATCACACCCCAGGAACCTGAACCGGGTCATTCCGGCGGAGGGAGCGTGACGGAGCTGGCCCTACACGGGGCACGGTTCCTCTGCTTCCCCTCGTGACGCGAGGGGGATTTTTTATGCGCAAGACCCTGCTGCTCGGCCTGCTGCTCGCGGGCACCGCCCACGCCCAGACCACCCTGACGGTCATCACGCACGACTCCTTCGACGTGGACAAGAAGCTGGTGGCCGAGTTCGAGAAGACCAACAAGGTCCGCGTGCGCTTCGTGCGGGGCGGGGACGCGGGCGAACTCCTGAACCGCCTGATCCTGACCCGCCGCGCCCCGATTGCCGACGTGGTGTACGGCCTGGACAACGCCATGCTGCCCCGCGCGAGGGCCGCCGGGATTCTGGAGGCCTACCGTTCCCCCGCGCTGGCGAAGGTGCCCGCCGCCTACCGTCTGGACGAGGCAGGGCTGCTGAACACGGTGGATTACGGGCTGGTGGCGCTGAACTACGACCGGGCGGCGTGGGCGAAAACGGGCCTGCCCCTACCCCGCAGCCTGGACGACCTGAAAAAGCCCCAGTATGCCCGGCTGACGGTGGTGCCCTCGCCCGCGACGAGCAGCCCCGGCCTCGCCTTCCTGCTCGCCACCGTGAACCACTACGGCGAGGCGGGCGCGTGGGCGTGGTGGCGGGAAGCCCGCGCAAATGGGATGAAGGTCGTGCGCGGCTGGTCGGACGCCTACAACAAGGACTTCAGCAAGAACGGCGGTAAATACCCCATCGTTCTGAGCTACGCGAGCAGCCCCGCCGCCGAGGTCTATTACGCCGACGGCTACGACCCCAAAAAGCCGCCCGCCCAGGCCCCCACCGCCAACCTCTTCCTGCCGGGCAGCACGTTCCTGCAACTGGAGGGCGTGGGCGTCCTGAAGGGGAGCAAGCAGCCCGCGCTGGCCCGCAAATTCGTGGATTTCATGCTCTCGGGCGGCGTGCAGGCCGATATCCCCACCCGCATGTGGATCTACCCGGCCGTGAGTGGCACCAAACTGGACCCCGTCTTCCGCTTTGCCGAGAAGCCGGAGACCAAGCCCGTGAAGGCCAGCGTGACGGCCAATCCGCAGCGGCTGGTGGACGCGTGGGTGACGCAGGTGCTGCGGGCGCGGTGGGGAAGCTGACGCTGCTCACGCGCCCCCTCACCCCAGCCCTCTCCCACGAGGGGAGAGGGAGCAACAACGCTCAAGCTTTAGCCTCCCCAACCCGCCTACAGCGGACGGCCGATCAGCCCGCGCGGCTGACCCTCGCACCGCCTTCACCACGTCGGCTCGCGCAGCGAGACGGTGGCCGCCCGCAGCACGCACCAAGATCAAACATTCCGCGCCGAGGAACACGAACACCGATGCACCGGACGAAGGCCCTGCCCAGCGCAGCGCCGCTCCCCCTGCCCCCTCTGGGGGTAGGGGGCTGGGGAGTGGGGGCGAAGACGAATCAAGACGTCCTGCCCCTCCCATGACCCCTTCCCCCCGCACCGGCTGGCTCCTCGCCCTCCCCCCCCTTCTTTTCCTGACCCTCTTCCTTGCCCTCCCCCTCGCCCGCACTCTGGCCGAAGGTGGCGTCAACCTCGCCATCTGGCAAGACCCCTACTTCCTGGGCCGCCTGACCTGGACGCTGACCCAGGCAGGCGCGTCCGCCCTGCTCGCCCTGCTGATAGGGGCTCCCCTCGCCTATCTGCTCTCGCGCCACGCGGTCCCCGGCAAGGCCCTGCTGCTGCGTCTCCTCCTCCTGCCCTTCGTGACGCCGACGCTGGTGGCCGTGCTGGGCCTCTCGGCGCTGCTGG from Deinococcus sp. HSC-46F16 includes:
- a CDS encoding NUDIX domain-containing protein; the protein is MLTLVVWLVVRDASGRVLLGRRSGTTFADGLWNLPGGGVEPGEGLLDAVTREAREEVGLRLDPAALRSLGVSRYDIVGLGGPVAGVDFLFLADAWEGDPLPLDKTSEVGWFAPNALPPDCLPWLPDVLRAHLLDGVRLSEQLTGVEGVRGWVG
- a CDS encoding phenylacetic acid degradation protein, which produces MTASADTQWPRWEVFKQDAPGRPHQAVGSVHAGDPQHALVTARNVFVRRPAAVSLWTVREADILTATPEKVAARPEVLDTPGEAGTYHVGLKRTHKRSMTFVDLVGTLEASGPGDALRQAREGYPDALTWLVFPESAVVRTDEDPGTVESWFAPAKDKTYKQQQFYGVIGRHIGELKREGLIPGRAKEGVQE
- the paaA gene encoding 1,2-phenylacetyl-CoA epoxidase subunit PaaA; this encodes MTQTLTPAETAEQHAAFNARIARGEKIEPGDWMPAEYRRQLIRMISQHAHSEVVGMLPEGEWITRAPSLKRKTILIAKVQDEAGHGQYLYHAAETLGISREEMLDALLSGRAKYSSIFNYPTRNWADVGMIGWLVDGAAIKNQTMLAGCSYGPYSRAMVRICSEETFHHKQGKEMIVAYAQGTPEQRQMAQDALNRWWWPALMMLGPHDADSPNTGALAGWGIKLKTNDEVRQEFINEHAPELLEAGLTIPDPDLHQDADGNWRHGPINWDEFWAVVRGQQGLNRERLGARREAHEDGAWVREALEAYAARQMEQAAD
- the paaC gene encoding 1,2-phenylacetyl-CoA epoxidase subunit PaaC, yielding MTGSVQPSAVSDQHDLAPELRAALIEKLTALADDEIVLAHRDGEWTGHAPILEEDIALANIAQDELGHAGLYLELRRALDGSDADHLAFFRDAAEYRCTRFVELPKGDWGFTMLRQFLFDTYEALWLEAARASSYAPLAAVAAKALREEKFHLQHTALWVERLALGTEESRRRTQAALDELWPYAAQLFQPVPGEAELVTARIVPDLNKLRGSWESFVLPHLIGKCGLTLPDAPADAGAGRDTHTEHLPPLLAEMQSVARAVPNAEVW
- a CDS encoding HepT-like ribonuclease domain-containing protein, with translation MAAPPPSLFPDLRLPTIAAVLRAGEAAWRAVGVSRVRVFGSVARGEADSSADIDLLLDFGEEVGLLDLMRAKAVFEDLLGRRVDVLTEGGLHPALRGEILADAVDVLAVPDPPPHSHRGKRWRWRVHDLLRALDRVTAYTDGHTLTTFLADERTQDAVLSNLLRLGEGTKYIPQSVQDRTPGVPWPRLRDIRNLLAHDYFGVDPRLVWHTARVELPALRPALQALADAPEGDLQP
- a CDS encoding thiamine ABC transporter substrate-binding protein, coding for MRKTLLLGLLLAGTAHAQTTLTVITHDSFDVDKKLVAEFEKTNKVRVRFVRGGDAGELLNRLILTRRAPIADVVYGLDNAMLPRARAAGILEAYRSPALAKVPAAYRLDEAGLLNTVDYGLVALNYDRAAWAKTGLPLPRSLDDLKKPQYARLTVVPSPATSSPGLAFLLATVNHYGEAGAWAWWREARANGMKVVRGWSDAYNKDFSKNGGKYPIVLSYASSPAAEVYYADGYDPKKPPAQAPTANLFLPGSTFLQLEGVGVLKGSKQPALARKFVDFMLSGGVQADIPTRMWIYPAVSGTKLDPVFRFAEKPETKPVKASVTANPQRLVDAWVTQVLRARWGS
- the paaZ gene encoding phenylacetic acid degradation bifunctional protein PaaZ: MTTLPTPDLLRPASYVYGTWHANPDGETLVDAIYGRPVAVISSEGVDFAQALAYGRDVGGPAIRKLTFHARARALRALATYLMERKEDYYTLNLLTGATRRDGWVDIEGGIGTLFSYASLARRELPDERFLPDGKVEQLGKGGTFVGRHILVPRDGVAVQINAYNFPVWGMLEKLAPAFIAGMPSLVKPAPQTAYLTERVVRDIVASGLLPEGALQLVTGDPGDLLDHLEEQDMVAFTGSAATAAKLKVHPNIVTRNVPFVTEADSLNASVLGLTVRPEDPEFALYIKEVAREITGKAGQKCTAIRRALVPRDRVEAVVEALRKELGKVTLGDPARDDVRMGALVSTAQRERVQATLEALREEARVVIGGEERDLLGGDREKGAFLDPTVLLCDSPLTARGPHELEAFGPVATLLPYDTLDDAVRLARMGRGSLAGSILTHDRTEATDLVMGMASTHGRLLVLNRDNAKENTGHGSPLPQLKHGGPGRAGGGEELAGVAGIKHHMNKVAVQADPTTLAAVTREYVPGAQVREDVVHPFRKSFDEIQVGDSLLTHRRTVTEADIVNFAGLTGDHFYAHVDEIGAKEGIFGKRVAHGYFLISAAAGQFVSAAPGPVLANYGLENLRFITPVGIGDTIRTRLTCKRKIRKDLRPGETRPTGVVEWRAEITNQNEELVATYDILTLVERARDEMDPALEA
- the paaD gene encoding 1,2-phenylacetyl-CoA epoxidase subunit PaaD, whose protein sequence is MTTLPVTPEQVWTALAAVPDPEIPVVSVTDMGMVRDVTVDGGRVSVTFTPTFSGCPALHVIRDSIGEAVRALGVQDVEVRSTLTPPWTTDWIQPDARERLRQYGIAPPAPAGDLPLITLDIEPTRCPRCSSFNVRMTGSFGPTLCKRLYVCDSCKEPFEGFKSV
- a CDS encoding DUF937 domain-containing protein — protein: MTVNDPLVSFFGPATPALGEIAGLSPADSGRVLEGGLPLLVQALADTDRTPEGRAAIDQAYAAIPNFPSVDAALSALGGASELMQAGEVLSANVLREPLPSIAARLGSADSAGATRLLQLALPLLLSLLAGRGLRPGDLVATATVGSTGTAPVAAGLTAAGLLETLRGHLGGSSGEALGRAAGFTSSTAGRAAAASLPVLLAAIARKGQDEAGAADLLSRSRDLEGLAAGPLPTDSAEVTRLEGQGRPLVTHLFGSADAVTGRLGSAVGGSGTSAGKLLALLAPVVLGLLGREARASGTNAAGLSRVLGDLPGLLPGLIPAGMSGLSALLNPPTVASATPQVRAAPAPQPAPAPSTSTTTSTTTVTQTRRRGGFPWWLIPLLLLLGLGGCWLTQQNGREPTTASAPAATQGDGESILVTNPTSDADLPAEPFVMSGTAAPGVTLTISDEGDEVATATVDDAGNWEAQIPAPTPGEHTYTVEGSDGTQSQFKVNIVDDAAAAPGDGESILVTNPTAGANLPAEPFEMSGTATPGISLTVSDQGQEVATATVDDAGNWQAQLPAPTLGEHVYTVEGSDGTQSQFRVNVVEDADAAADAGTAAASDDSAATESPAQEANGTTPATPPSEPASPGTGTAASGATTAPPASTSTDETTETTATESAEPAAAFAIAEPAADAELPAGGFTLSGTGEPGQSVQILEDGTSLGSVTVADDGTWNLDVPSPAEGAHTYAAQDEAGTELASVAVTVAAADPNASAATCDEPYSLSISDGQTVSEPFRFGGVGAGEGYLVTVRRGERVVGTKRVLLDSTCGWSYQSRPGPGEVTYDVRPLEDPNAEPLSTVDLTVAN
- a CDS encoding 4'-phosphopantetheinyl transferase superfamily protein is translated as MIVAIGHDLIEIERIRGLLAREGRRAEKLFAPCELAYCAGHADPAPSLAARFAAKEAFQKVWPRPHGWRDVWVEREPTPEGPFPFARPVLGFAPEIAAELEARGWVAHLTLTHTKEHASAVVVLEERTAGRG